One region of Flavobacterium sp. GSB-24 genomic DNA includes:
- a CDS encoding MFS transporter, which yields MEDKSIFKSWVPKWAIIIILFVCLLHSMILLGVYTSNVTYAASFLDIEPEDLQFAMCVTYGTLLATILIESRFSSFFPAKNYLMAVYSLIGITIVSSAYITNFYLFLLLRIAEGILMALPVITIRQLLIEQFNSKNAIIIGFSFYYGSLLLSTPFIMNIAVWFLDHYDWKYMLYVSGGLQVLNVFLILVTFRGHRITKKIPLYQIDWMSYFLVLTAILCGAYFFVYAEKKYWFESSHMVVMLMIALITGGLFIFKERLVKRPTFDFEVFKYANLRIGFLLFFLFYISRATLSLCHSAMFSIWNWDPSRVAGVQYINGLGNVIGLILAAYFLMKSVSTKVIFIIGFSLIALFHFWFTFLFVPDVALSDIIVPYILQGIGVGFLFVPLILFTTSSVPAKMAVSSGIVGVSGRFWGSTIGFCVMQNAVVFLNKKHFLKLSQFVTGENPEAQQTITATAQSFMAKGYSADNANTLALKKVFGTVAKQAALLADMEIYTIVGYGLVVLIILIACNQHLRQTMTLVKSKIWIG from the coding sequence ATGGAAGATAAAAGTATTTTTAAATCTTGGGTTCCAAAATGGGCAATCATTATTATTTTGTTTGTCTGTCTTTTGCATTCCATGATTTTATTGGGAGTTTATACTTCAAACGTAACCTACGCAGCGAGTTTTCTGGACATCGAGCCAGAAGATTTGCAGTTTGCGATGTGCGTTACGTATGGAACTTTGCTCGCCACAATTTTAATAGAAAGCCGATTTTCGAGTTTTTTCCCTGCAAAAAATTACTTGATGGCGGTTTATTCCCTAATCGGAATTACGATTGTTTCATCGGCTTATATTACCAATTTTTATCTTTTTTTATTGCTGAGAATTGCCGAAGGAATCTTAATGGCTCTTCCGGTAATTACGATCAGACAATTATTAATTGAGCAGTTTAATTCTAAAAATGCCATTATAATAGGTTTTTCGTTTTACTACGGTTCGCTGTTATTGTCAACGCCATTTATTATGAATATTGCGGTTTGGTTTCTGGATCATTACGATTGGAAATACATGCTGTACGTTTCGGGCGGCTTGCAGGTTTTGAATGTCTTTTTAATCTTAGTTACTTTTCGTGGGCACCGAATCACAAAGAAAATTCCGTTGTATCAAATCGACTGGATGAGTTATTTTTTGGTTTTAACTGCCATTCTTTGCGGTGCTTACTTTTTTGTTTATGCCGAAAAAAAATATTGGTTTGAGTCTTCGCACATGGTTGTAATGCTGATGATTGCACTCATTACAGGAGGTTTATTTATCTTTAAAGAACGCTTGGTAAAAAGACCGACTTTTGATTTTGAAGTCTTTAAATATGCCAACCTGCGAATTGGGTTTTTATTGTTTTTTCTTTTCTATATCAGCAGGGCAACACTGAGTCTTTGTCATTCGGCGATGTTTTCGATTTGGAATTGGGATCCGTCGCGTGTGGCGGGCGTGCAATACATAAACGGACTAGGAAATGTAATCGGACTTATTTTAGCGGCCTATTTTCTGATGAAATCTGTTTCGACAAAAGTTATTTTCATTATTGGATTTTCGCTAATTGCATTGTTTCATTTTTGGTTTACGTTTCTTTTTGTGCCCGATGTGGCGTTGTCAGATATTATCGTTCCGTATATTTTGCAAGGAATCGGTGTTGGGTTTTTATTTGTTCCGCTCATCTTATTTACCACATCATCGGTTCCGGCAAAAATGGCGGTTTCTTCGGGAATTGTTGGAGTTTCGGGTCGTTTTTGGGGAAGTACAATTGGTTTTTGCGTGATGCAGAATGCGGTTGTATTTTTAAACAAAAAGCACTTTTTAAAATTAAGTCAGTTTGTAACAGGCGAAAATCCAGAAGCACAGCAAACCATAACTGCAACAGCGCAGAGTTTTATGGCAAAGGGATATTCTGCAGATAACGCCAATACTTTAGCGTTGAAGAAAGTCTTCGGGACAGTTGCGAAACAAGCGGCTTTATTAGCTGATATGGAGATTTATACCATTGTTGGTTACGGTTTGGTGGTTTTGATTATTCTAATAGCATGTAATCAGCATTTGAGACAGACAATGACTTTGGTTAAAAGTAAGATATGGATTGGTTGA
- a CDS encoding HlyD family secretion protein, with protein MVKIKNETRRNKTFHILITVIACALVASGVILGIWFYVFNRNHEETNDAQVEQYVTPIMSRITGYVQEVRFNENQFVHKGDTLVVIDNREYQSKLNVALADVQNAKQNSVVAQKNAINTASATAINEAQLDAAKSNLWKTKLEYERYQALVKDEAATSQQLEKVKADYESAQAHFQEMKNRIHSADLSTSVAEANVPTTQTNIASKQALADNAALFLSYTIITAPYDGWVGKRTLQPGQMVKEGQSLLSIVSKEKWITANFKETQLQYLTVGQEVEIKADALSDKTFVGTIASLSPASGARFSLLPPDNATGNFVKIEQRIPVRIQLKDTDKQTDFLRAGMNITVIAAH; from the coding sequence ATGGTTAAGATAAAAAATGAAACTAGAAGAAACAAAACGTTTCATATACTAATAACGGTTATTGCGTGTGCGCTTGTGGCGAGCGGGGTTATTTTGGGAATTTGGTTTTACGTTTTCAACAGAAATCACGAAGAAACCAATGACGCACAAGTAGAACAATATGTAACGCCAATTATGTCGAGAATTACAGGTTATGTACAGGAAGTTCGTTTTAATGAAAACCAATTTGTGCATAAAGGCGATACTTTGGTGGTGATTGACAACAGAGAATATCAATCAAAATTGAATGTGGCTTTGGCCGATGTTCAAAACGCCAAACAAAACAGCGTTGTAGCACAAAAAAATGCGATAAATACGGCCAGCGCAACTGCAATTAACGAAGCGCAATTAGATGCTGCAAAATCGAATCTTTGGAAAACAAAATTAGAATACGAAAGATATCAGGCTTTGGTGAAGGATGAAGCCGCAACTTCTCAGCAATTAGAGAAAGTAAAGGCAGATTATGAATCGGCGCAGGCACATTTTCAGGAAATGAAAAATAGAATTCATTCGGCAGATTTAAGTACATCTGTGGCCGAGGCTAATGTTCCGACAACACAAACGAATATCGCATCCAAACAAGCTCTGGCAGACAATGCGGCATTATTTCTTTCGTACACGATCATTACAGCGCCTTACGACGGCTGGGTTGGAAAACGAACTTTACAGCCAGGGCAAATGGTAAAAGAAGGACAATCATTGCTTTCAATCGTAAGCAAAGAAAAATGGATTACAGCCAATTTTAAAGAAACGCAATTGCAGTATTTAACTGTTGGACAGGAAGTCGAAATAAAAGCCGATGCATTGAGCGATAAAACTTTCGTTGGTACAATTGCTTCTTTATCGCCTGCGAGCGGGGCAAGATTTTCATTGCTTCCGCCAGATAATGCAACAGGAAACTTCGTTAAAATTGAACAAAGAATTCCAGTTCGAATTCAGTTAAAAGATACCGACAAACAAACCGATTTTTTAAGAGCGGGAATGAATATCACCGTGATCGCGGCACACTAA
- a CDS encoding TolC family protein: MLILLAFNSLQAQEIHTVSLKEAMKLAKENNKKILRSQLEITLTEQNIKESKELRLPDIELNGEYSRITNITEFKGNGFLNGKEVTKAIPEIYQVNSTFKMPIYAGNKINNAIKIANQESEIAKIKTEKTENDIELEVVANYLSIYKMMELQKIFEENIKEEKSRLKEVQSLQKHGTVTKNEVIRAELQLSDRELNALTNSKNIKIALHDLKTLLQIPENEEIAIDTTANLDELNGLDPYDFYMNKALQNEEMRIASQELNIKKTELQLVKGNYLPTVNFFGNYGFYYPNYKFFPPNPYLYTLGQVGIEARFDISALYKNKTKVEQANKKIEWQQMQSEIIKDEIQDQLYKEHTQYQEILEKFVVVDKALDLANENYRIVKLKYLNQLVLITEMVDADNALLQAKYNKISTRLDAVLKHYELLHTAGILPQS, from the coding sequence TTGCTAATTTTATTGGCATTCAATAGTTTACAAGCGCAGGAAATTCATACGGTTTCATTAAAAGAAGCGATGAAACTGGCAAAAGAAAACAACAAAAAAATCCTTCGATCTCAATTGGAGATTACGCTCACGGAGCAAAACATAAAAGAAAGTAAAGAACTTCGTTTACCGGATATCGAATTAAACGGCGAGTATTCCAGAATTACCAATATTACCGAATTTAAAGGAAATGGTTTCTTGAATGGAAAAGAAGTTACAAAGGCAATTCCTGAAATTTATCAGGTGAATTCGACTTTTAAAATGCCAATTTATGCTGGAAATAAAATCAATAATGCCATCAAAATTGCCAATCAGGAAAGCGAAATCGCTAAAATAAAAACCGAAAAAACCGAAAATGATATTGAGCTCGAAGTAGTAGCCAATTATCTTTCGATTTATAAAATGATGGAACTTCAAAAGATTTTTGAAGAAAACATCAAAGAAGAAAAAAGCCGATTGAAAGAAGTGCAGTCGCTTCAAAAACATGGAACGGTTACGAAAAACGAGGTTATTCGTGCCGAATTGCAGCTTTCAGATCGTGAACTAAATGCGCTTACAAACTCCAAAAACATTAAAATTGCGCTTCACGATCTGAAAACACTGCTTCAGATTCCGGAAAACGAAGAAATTGCGATCGATACAACAGCTAATCTTGACGAATTGAATGGTTTAGATCCCTACGATTTTTATATGAATAAAGCTTTGCAAAACGAAGAAATGCGCATTGCAAGTCAGGAATTAAATATCAAAAAAACGGAACTGCAATTGGTGAAAGGAAATTATCTGCCAACGGTAAACTTCTTCGGGAATTATGGTTTTTATTATCCTAACTACAAATTTTTTCCGCCAAATCCGTATTTGTACACTTTAGGTCAAGTGGGAATCGAAGCGCGTTTTGATATTTCGGCTTTGTATAAAAACAAAACCAAAGTAGAACAGGCTAACAAAAAAATCGAATGGCAGCAAATGCAGTCGGAAATTATAAAAGATGAAATTCAGGATCAACTGTATAAAGAGCATACGCAATATCAGGAAATCCTTGAAAAATTTGTGGTGGTCGACAAAGCTTTGGATTTAGCCAATGAAAATTACCGAATTGTAAAGCTGAAATACTTAAATCAATTGGTTTTAATAACGGAAATGGTCGATGCCGATAATGCTTTGCTTCAGGCGAAATACAACAAAATTTCTACGCGATTGGATGCAGTTCTGAAACATTACGAATTGCTTCATACGGCGGGGATTCTTCCTCAGAGTTAG
- a CDS encoding M1 family aminopeptidase produces the protein MKILYTFLCFFMLISNGFSQSKEKESVLLENGVSEQLAQFRKKQISEVRYNLSFEIPNQKEENINAHLTVNLNISDLSQPLLFDFKEKTSNIKTVAINGKSLAIVHQNGHIVIPSSGLILGKNAISISFIAGNLSLNRNDDFLYTLLVPDRASTLFPCFDQPDIKAAYKLSLSVPKDWSVLAGADVKEKIDKGNFITYIFGESDKMSTYLFSFVAGKFKSTTKKPGLEMTMLYRENSPEKFRVSADTIFNLHQQSLDFLEKYTNYKFPFQKLDFASIPVFQYGGMEHVGAIQYRESTLFLDNSATDSEKLNRAKLIAHETSHMWFGDLVTMKWFDDVWMKEVFANFMADKIMNPIFPKVNHNLQFFTAHYPSAFAEDRSLGTHPIKQHLANLKDAGSLYGAIIYNKAPIMMRQLEASMGKEAFQKGIQNYIQNYANDNADWNNLVEILDAETPLDMKKWSDVWVNKSGRAIFTDKIEYDSKNRIKTFEIQQKAEDNSNNIWPQVFQIGLVYANDVKVLTININDKNTVLKEAIELEKPIAVIYNYNGFGYGVFPLDGKNLDYISTLKDEVARVSSYSNLYENTLLGHVSPDKAFNCFLKAIQTEENELVLRITSNNLNTIYWRFFTEKQQNKVQKQLEGILYERLQANLSANIKKTLFGLFSSIAYSNSAKASLYKVWNREISISNLKLNEDDYTNMAMNLAIFKHPKADEILEKTRTTFTNPDKQKRFEFLLPSLSKDESVRNAFMESLKEDKNREKESWVSVGLANIHHPLRQENAQKYIRFSLDLVDEIQRTGDIFFPKDWLDNTVGKYSSKFAFDEVQRFLKENPNFSPILKRKLFQSTDLLYKAQNIKKETE, from the coding sequence ATGAAAATTCTATACACCTTTCTTTGTTTTTTTATGTTGATTTCTAATGGTTTTTCCCAATCAAAAGAAAAAGAAAGTGTGCTTTTAGAAAATGGGGTTTCAGAGCAATTGGCGCAGTTTCGTAAAAAGCAGATTTCAGAAGTTCGGTATAATTTGTCATTTGAGATTCCAAATCAGAAAGAAGAAAATATAAATGCTCATTTGACAGTAAATTTGAATATATCTGATTTAAGTCAGCCTTTACTTTTTGATTTTAAGGAAAAAACGTCCAACATAAAAACAGTTGCCATAAACGGAAAAAGCCTTGCCATTGTTCACCAGAACGGACATATTGTAATTCCTTCTTCGGGTTTAATTTTAGGAAAAAATGCGATTTCAATTTCTTTTATCGCGGGTAATTTATCGTTAAATAGAAATGACGATTTTCTATATACACTTTTAGTTCCAGATCGCGCAAGTACCTTATTTCCATGTTTTGATCAGCCAGATATTAAAGCTGCTTACAAATTGAGTCTTTCTGTACCAAAAGATTGGTCGGTTTTGGCTGGAGCCGATGTAAAAGAGAAAATCGATAAAGGTAATTTTATCACATATATTTTTGGAGAATCAGATAAAATGAGCACCTATTTATTCTCTTTTGTAGCAGGGAAATTCAAAAGCACGACGAAAAAACCAGGTTTAGAAATGACGATGCTGTATCGTGAAAACAGTCCAGAAAAATTCCGCGTAAGCGCAGATACTATTTTCAATCTGCATCAGCAATCCTTAGATTTTTTAGAAAAATATACCAATTATAAGTTTCCGTTTCAAAAGCTGGATTTTGCTTCGATTCCAGTTTTTCAGTATGGCGGAATGGAACATGTTGGCGCGATTCAGTACCGAGAATCAACTTTGTTTTTGGACAACAGTGCAACGGATAGTGAAAAATTAAACCGAGCAAAACTCATCGCGCACGAAACCTCACATATGTGGTTTGGCGATTTGGTCACAATGAAATGGTTTGATGATGTTTGGATGAAAGAGGTTTTTGCCAATTTCATGGCCGATAAAATAATGAACCCGATTTTTCCGAAAGTCAATCATAATCTGCAGTTTTTTACCGCGCATTATCCTAGCGCTTTCGCGGAAGATCGATCTTTGGGTACACATCCTATAAAACAGCATCTGGCGAATTTAAAAGATGCAGGTTCGCTTTACGGAGCTATTATTTACAACAAAGCGCCTATTATGATGCGTCAGTTAGAAGCTTCGATGGGAAAGGAAGCTTTTCAGAAAGGAATTCAAAACTACATTCAAAACTACGCCAACGACAATGCCGATTGGAATAATTTGGTAGAAATTCTGGATGCAGAAACGCCGCTCGATATGAAAAAATGGAGTGACGTTTGGGTAAACAAATCTGGAAGAGCGATTTTTACGGATAAGATTGAATACGATTCTAAAAACCGAATTAAAACTTTTGAAATTCAGCAAAAAGCAGAAGATAACTCCAATAATATCTGGCCTCAGGTTTTTCAGATTGGTTTGGTTTATGCCAATGATGTAAAAGTTCTGACGATTAATATTAATGATAAAAACACCGTTTTAAAAGAAGCCATCGAACTTGAAAAACCAATTGCCGTTATTTATAATTACAATGGTTTTGGGTACGGAGTTTTTCCGCTTGACGGAAAAAATTTGGATTATATTTCTACGTTGAAAGATGAGGTTGCAAGAGTATCGAGTTACAGCAATCTTTATGAAAATACATTGCTTGGACATGTTTCGCCAGATAAAGCTTTTAATTGTTTTCTGAAAGCAATTCAAACAGAAGAAAACGAATTGGTTTTGAGAATCACTTCTAATAATTTAAATACAATTTATTGGAGATTTTTTACCGAAAAACAGCAGAATAAAGTTCAGAAACAGCTTGAAGGTATTTTGTACGAACGTTTACAAGCTAATTTATCAGCCAATATCAAAAAGACATTGTTCGGATTATTCAGCTCGATTGCCTATTCTAATTCGGCGAAAGCCAGTTTATACAAAGTTTGGAACAGAGAAATTTCGATTTCGAATTTAAAATTAAACGAAGACGATTATACCAACATGGCAATGAATCTCGCAATTTTCAAACATCCAAAAGCAGATGAAATTTTGGAAAAGACGAGAACAACATTTACAAATCCTGATAAACAAAAGCGTTTTGAGTTTCTGCTTCCATCATTATCCAAAGACGAATCGGTTCGTAATGCTTTTATGGAATCTTTAAAAGAGGATAAAAACCGTGAAAAAGAATCGTGGGTTTCTGTTGGATTAGCGAATATTCATCATCCGCTTCGTCAGGAAAATGCACAAAAATATATCAGATTTTCATTAGATTTGGTTGATGAAATTCAGCGCACGGGAGATATTTTCTTCCCGAAAGACTGGCTGGATAATACAGTTGGAAAATATTCTTCGAAATTTGCCTTTGATGAAGTACAGCGATTCTTAAAAGAAAACCCTAATTTTAGTCCTATTTTAAAAAGGAAATTATTTCAATCGACAGATTTGCTTTATAAAGCACAAAATATTAAAAAAGAAACCGAATGA
- a CDS encoding class I SAM-dependent methyltransferase, with translation MEPQLQEIREQQKASWNKFSPGWKKWDHEILDFMRPFADEIIRSINPKGSDVILDVAAGTGEPGLSIAAMLSDGKVVITDLADDMLTIARENAFRKGITNVEFKACDVTELPFYDNTFDAISCRMGFMFFPDMLLAAKEMYRVLKPGGKIATAVWSGPEKNFWVTAVGGTINRNMQLTPPPPEAPGMFRCSKSGLITDIFQQAGFKNTTETELTGKLNCGTADVYWNLITEIAAPFVAALSNADDAMREKIRQEVFTLVNEKFPDGNVIIDGNALVIAGEK, from the coding sequence ATGGAACCACAACTACAAGAAATTCGGGAACAGCAAAAAGCATCTTGGAACAAATTTTCTCCAGGCTGGAAAAAATGGGATCATGAAATTCTGGATTTTATGAGGCCTTTTGCCGATGAAATCATTCGTTCGATAAACCCAAAAGGATCAGACGTAATTCTAGATGTCGCAGCTGGAACTGGCGAACCAGGTTTGAGCATTGCTGCGATGCTTTCTGACGGAAAAGTCGTTATTACCGATCTCGCTGACGATATGCTTACCATTGCCCGCGAAAATGCTTTTAGAAAAGGAATTACAAATGTCGAATTTAAAGCTTGCGATGTCACTGAACTTCCTTTTTATGACAATACCTTCGATGCGATAAGCTGTAGAATGGGTTTTATGTTTTTTCCTGATATGCTTTTAGCAGCAAAAGAAATGTATCGCGTTCTGAAACCTGGCGGCAAAATCGCAACCGCGGTCTGGAGCGGACCTGAGAAAAATTTCTGGGTCACTGCTGTTGGCGGAACGATTAACAGAAACATGCAGCTCACGCCTCCGCCTCCCGAAGCTCCGGGAATGTTTCGCTGTTCGAAAAGCGGTTTAATAACCGATATTTTCCAACAAGCTGGGTTTAAAAATACTACCGAAACAGAACTGACTGGCAAATTAAATTGCGGTACTGCAGATGTCTATTGGAATCTGATCACAGAAATTGCCGCGCCTTTTGTCGCCGCACTCAGCAATGCCGATGATGCAATGAGAGAAAAAATCAGACAAGAAGTTTTTACTTTAGTAAATGAAAAATTCCCTGACGGAAATGTTATTATTGATGGAAATGCACTTGTAATTGCTGGAGAGAAATAG
- a CDS encoding DUF58 domain-containing protein, with the protein MKIESEIEKVSSFQHLEMLANQVVEGFISGMHKSPFHGFSAEFAEHKVYNAGESTKHIDWKLFAKTDRLYTKRFEEETNLRCHLIVDNSSSMHYPELKSNQPFYEKKIGFAVLASAVLMNILKKQRDAVGLSVFSDKYEYYAPEKGSDRHHRMLLNKLEELLVQPKVKKTTDTITYLHQIAEKMHRRSMIILFTDMFQTEDDEKLFNALQHLKHNKHKVVLFHVVDNETELKFDFDNTPRKFIDLESGEEVSIFADNVKSEYEKRVEAYFKNLALTCAKNQIKYVPVNVGDNFEKILTTYLVEKQNFG; encoded by the coding sequence ATGAAAATCGAATCGGAAATAGAGAAAGTCTCCAGTTTTCAGCATCTAGAAATGCTGGCCAATCAGGTTGTGGAAGGTTTTATATCGGGAATGCACAAAAGTCCGTTTCATGGATTTTCGGCTGAATTTGCTGAACATAAAGTGTATAATGCAGGCGAAAGCACTAAACATATCGATTGGAAATTATTTGCCAAAACCGATCGTTTGTATACGAAACGTTTTGAGGAAGAAACCAATTTACGATGTCATTTAATTGTTGATAATTCATCCTCAATGCATTATCCTGAACTCAAATCAAATCAGCCTTTTTATGAAAAGAAGATTGGTTTTGCAGTTTTGGCCTCGGCGGTTTTAATGAATATCTTAAAGAAACAACGCGATGCAGTTGGATTGAGTGTTTTCTCCGATAAATACGAATATTATGCACCAGAAAAAGGAAGCGATCGTCATCATAGAATGCTGTTGAATAAATTGGAAGAATTATTGGTTCAGCCAAAAGTTAAAAAAACGACCGATACGATTACCTATTTACATCAAATAGCAGAGAAAATGCATCGCCGCTCGATGATTATTTTGTTTACTGATATGTTTCAGACCGAAGATGATGAAAAGCTTTTTAATGCCTTACAGCATTTAAAACACAATAAACATAAAGTAGTTTTGTTTCATGTGGTTGATAATGAAACCGAATTGAAATTTGATTTTGACAATACGCCAAGAAAGTTCATTGACTTAGAATCAGGAGAAGAGGTTTCTATTTTTGCAGATAATGTTAAATCAGAATACGAAAAAAGGGTAGAAGCCTATTTTAAAAATCTAGCTTTAACCTGTGCGAAGAACCAAATTAAGTACGTTCCGGTAAATGTTGGTGACAATTTTGAAAAAATATTGACTACATATTTGGTTGAAAAACAAAACTTTGGGTAA
- a CDS encoding AraC family transcriptional regulator → MEHSGQKLDKYYIKKVDADKKSIYCHHDLMGELFIPTHKHDKAQLLYAEGDVVFVTTETKTYFLPARHFIWIPSGVEHSIQPKSENVMMRNLYFPVEKGEDGFYQVEGIYPVNNLLLQMMLFTNRWNGDLKKGTPNFTIAKAIKAILPQICTNNLPLELPQPKDKRLSKILRFIENNLGETILFADVAHEFGYSERSLYRLFQKDLKMSFIQYYTIRRILKAIELLLERKLSVKEVALEVGYNSVPTFSNTFFKILGQRPSDYLNGEDIL, encoded by the coding sequence ATGGAACATTCCGGTCAGAAATTAGATAAATATTACATCAAAAAAGTAGATGCTGATAAAAAAAGCATTTACTGTCACCACGATTTGATGGGTGAATTGTTTATTCCTACACACAAACATGATAAAGCCCAATTACTTTATGCAGAAGGCGATGTCGTTTTTGTAACAACGGAGACCAAAACCTATTTTCTGCCCGCAAGACATTTTATATGGATTCCGAGTGGAGTGGAACACAGTATTCAGCCGAAATCTGAAAATGTGATGATGCGAAATTTATATTTTCCGGTTGAAAAAGGAGAAGATGGATTTTATCAGGTTGAAGGTATTTATCCCGTCAATAATTTATTGTTGCAAATGATGCTTTTTACCAATCGTTGGAATGGCGATCTTAAAAAAGGAACTCCAAACTTTACCATTGCAAAAGCTATAAAAGCGATTCTGCCGCAAATCTGCACCAATAATCTTCCGTTAGAATTGCCTCAGCCAAAAGACAAACGGCTTAGTAAAATTTTGCGTTTCATTGAAAACAATCTAGGCGAAACGATTCTGTTTGCAGATGTTGCTCACGAATTTGGTTACAGCGAACGCTCTTTGTATCGCTTGTTTCAAAAAGATCTCAAAATGTCTTTTATTCAATATTATACCATTCGAAGAATCTTAAAAGCAATCGAACTTTTATTAGAAAGAAAACTATCGGTAAAAGAGGTTGCGCTAGAAGTGGGTTACAATAGCGTTCCGACTTTTAGCAATACTTTTTTCAAGATTTTAGGACAACGGCCTTCCGATTACTTAAATGGAGAAGATATTCTGTAG
- a CDS encoding LytTR family DNA-binding domain-containing protein, whose amino-acid sequence MMKKYTCIIVDDDEIDRLTAVSYAKKFPVLDILGVFESAEDAVPFLEKEKIDILFLDIDMPGLNGIEFRKQTLEIPVCVFITAHPEHAVESFQIETLDFIVKPLKLDRFTQTVNRIEEFMEIKLKASLFEASIGGDTIYIKEGHEQTKVKLHEILYLEALKDYTLVVTERKRHCVLSSIGNLLKEDHFQSFVRIHRSYAVQKQYVQKINSTEIILNNNAVIPIGRSYKENLNLIA is encoded by the coding sequence ATGATGAAAAAATACACTTGTATTATTGTTGATGATGACGAAATTGATAGACTTACAGCAGTTTCTTATGCTAAGAAGTTTCCTGTTCTGGATATTTTAGGGGTTTTTGAATCGGCTGAAGATGCTGTTCCTTTTTTAGAGAAAGAGAAAATCGACATCTTATTTTTGGATATTGATATGCCGGGTTTAAACGGAATTGAGTTTAGAAAACAAACTCTCGAAATTCCAGTTTGTGTTTTTATTACGGCGCATCCTGAACATGCCGTAGAAAGTTTCCAGATTGAAACTCTTGATTTTATTGTAAAACCCTTAAAGCTTGATCGTTTTACACAAACTGTAAATCGTATTGAAGAGTTTATGGAAATTAAACTCAAAGCTTCTTTGTTTGAAGCCAGTATTGGCGGTGATACTATTTATATTAAAGAAGGCCACGAACAGACCAAAGTTAAGCTGCATGAGATTTTGTATCTCGAAGCTTTAAAAGATTACACTTTGGTAGTTACAGAACGAAAAAGACATTGTGTGCTTTCGAGCATTGGAAATCTTTTGAAAGAAGATCATTTTCAATCTTTTGTGCGTATTCACAGAAGTTATGCCGTCCAGAAACAATATGTTCAAAAGATAAATTCAACCGAAATTATCTTGAATAATAATGCCGTAATACCAATTGGAAGAAGTTACAAGGAAAACTTAAATCTAATTGCATGA
- a CDS encoding HAD family phosphatase, which produces MKQQCVIFDMDGVISHTNPHHVKAFEAFFDKYNVPYTNEEFEEHMYGKHNSYIMTHFFKRPIAGEELLKLEDEKEGMFREIYKDKVDTIPHYLDFLSELKSRGFKTAVATSAPRANLDLIANALKISDKMDSMMSSEDVTLHKPNPEVYLKSAERVGVSPSDCVVFEDSFSGVTAGLNAGMKVVGVLSTHTKEHLPVCDFYINDYSEINVDKIIEILNSNK; this is translated from the coding sequence ATGAAACAGCAATGTGTAATTTTTGATATGGATGGCGTGATTTCGCACACCAATCCGCATCATGTGAAGGCTTTTGAGGCGTTTTTCGATAAATATAATGTTCCTTATACAAATGAAGAATTCGAAGAACATATGTACGGAAAACATAACAGTTACATCATGACGCATTTCTTCAAGCGCCCAATTGCGGGAGAAGAACTGCTGAAACTCGAAGACGAAAAAGAGGGAATGTTTCGTGAAATTTATAAAGACAAAGTAGATACGATTCCGCATTATTTGGATTTTTTAAGCGAATTAAAATCTCGCGGATTTAAAACGGCTGTTGCAACTTCGGCGCCGCGTGCCAATCTGGATTTAATTGCAAACGCTTTAAAAATCTCAGACAAAATGGATTCGATGATGTCCAGCGAAGACGTAACACTTCATAAACCAAACCCAGAAGTATATCTAAAATCGGCAGAGCGTGTTGGCGTTTCTCCGTCTGATTGTGTGGTTTTCGAAGATTCTTTTTCGGGCGTTACAGCAGGATTAAATGCAGGAATGAAAGTTGTTGGCGTTTTGAGTACACATACGAAAGAACACCTTCCTGTATGTGATTTTTATATTAATGATTATAGTGAAATTAATGTGGATAAGATTATTGAAATATTAAATTCCAATAAATAA